In a genomic window of Pleurocapsa sp. PCC 7319:
- a CDS encoding type II toxin-antitoxin system RelE/ParE family toxin yields MRFEFKKKKIELLYTEEKNAHKYPGVVDDFFEVMAIIAAAESEQDLYANKGLRFEKLSGKRGKKNQRSLRLNKQWRLIVVLEKDEAGKYVLIVDIEDYH; encoded by the coding sequence GTGAGGTTTGAATTTAAGAAAAAGAAAATAGAACTACTTTATACAGAGGAAAAAAATGCTCACAAATATCCTGGGGTTGTAGATGACTTTTTTGAAGTCATGGCAATTATTGCAGCAGCCGAAAGCGAACAAGATTTATACGCTAACAAAGGTCTGAGATTTGAAAAACTCTCAGGAAAACGAGGCAAAAAGAATCAAAGGTCGCTACGCCTAAATAAGCAATGGCGTTTAATTGTGGTACTCGAAAAAGATGAAGCAGGCAAGTATGTCCTAATCGTCGATATTGAGGACTATCACTAA
- a CDS encoding HigA family addiction module antitoxin, which produces MSNTLTPARAVSPGRILQRELDARGWTQKDLAEITKRPPQAINEIIKGTKQITPETARELSCALGTTAEFWINLETNYRLNLAKKKQKESEIERRSRLYTLAPISELIKRQWIKSTESIDELEQSVCQFLGIKSPQETPQFYVNFRKGASPESNSGACAARHSQILEPEYSAKIAWCKRVEQVVNKQTLGEFQLDRLRGAIPDLLRYAEKEEDVTHVPQMLIDLGVHFAIVPHLNKTYLDGAAFYLENHPVVALTLRHNRIDCFWFSLMHELGHIVAGHQGLYLDNLDELEQNSEEDEANQLARDWLVNEKALNSFGVQTKPKFSKKAIINFAQSQDRHPGIILGRLQHEGLVPYKNLRVLLPKVKPFLSDWIYD; this is translated from the coding sequence ATGAGCAATACTTTAACACCAGCAAGAGCAGTATCACCAGGGCGTATCTTACAAAGAGAACTAGATGCTCGTGGTTGGACTCAAAAAGATTTAGCTGAAATTACCAAACGTCCACCACAAGCAATCAACGAAATTATTAAAGGAACGAAGCAAATTACTCCTGAGACGGCTAGAGAATTATCGTGCGCGTTGGGAACTACTGCGGAATTTTGGATTAATTTGGAAACTAATTATCGTTTAAATCTGGCAAAAAAAAAGCAGAAAGAGTCGGAAATTGAGCGTAGAAGTCGTTTGTACACTCTTGCGCCAATTTCTGAGTTGATTAAACGCCAATGGATAAAATCTACAGAATCAATTGATGAACTAGAGCAATCTGTATGTCAATTTTTAGGTATTAAATCACCTCAAGAGACTCCTCAATTTTACGTCAACTTTCGCAAGGGCGCGTCCCCTGAATCGAATTCAGGGGCTTGTGCCGCCCGCCACAGTCAAATTCTCGAACCAGAATATAGTGCCAAAATTGCCTGGTGTAAAAGAGTCGAACAAGTAGTCAACAAGCAAACTTTGGGAGAATTTCAGCTAGACAGGCTAAGGGGAGCAATTCCCGATCTTCTTCGCTATGCAGAAAAAGAAGAGGATGTAACTCATGTTCCTCAAATGTTAATCGATTTGGGTGTTCATTTTGCGATCGTTCCTCATTTGAACAAAACATATTTAGACGGTGCAGCATTTTATTTGGAAAATCATCCAGTAGTTGCTCTTACCCTGAGACACAATAGAATCGATTGTTTTTGGTTTAGTCTGATGCACGAACTAGGTCATATAGTTGCTGGACATCAAGGTTTGTATCTAGATAACTTGGACGAACTAGAACAAAATTCAGAAGAAGACGAAGCAAACCAACTTGCTCGTGATTGGCTGGTTAACGAAAAAGCATTAAATTCTTTTGGAGTTCAAACAAAACCGAAATTTTCTAAGAAAGCGATAATTAATTTTGCCCAATCACAAGACAGACACCCAGGTATTATTCTGGGTCGTCTTCAGCATGAGGGTTTAGTTCCCTATAAAAACTTACGAGTGCTATTACCGAAGGTAAAACCGTTTTTATCTGATTGGATTTATGATTAA